A genome region from Populus alba chromosome 3, ASM523922v2, whole genome shotgun sequence includes the following:
- the LOC118034495 gene encoding uncharacterized protein, with translation MGRAPCCSKVGLQRGPWTTREDTLLINYIQAHGEGHWRSLPKKAGLLRCGKSCRLRWMNYLRPDIKRGNITPDEDDLIIRLHSLLGNRWSLIAGRLPGRTDNEIKNYWNSHLSKRVKNNTAGNKSKCTGQSAGKRSGVSSNKKGKRNQRELDSEGICSENGETATKIKIHLPKAMRVSPSSVAKKVNVSIQSMIGSSSRHAKIGDNANWAISGLKVVSNDGEAWAFNSEEFDGLVYDHDSSFPNSLPNDIMLDDIFEEYLELLKPDDHGQLDSLVDSLIA, from the exons ATGGGAAGAGCTCCATGTTGCTCTAAAGTTGGTTTGCAAAGAGGTCCATGGACTACTAGAGAAGACACACTGCTCATTAACTATATCCAGGCGCATGGTGAAGGTCATTGGAGATCTTTGCCTAAGAAAGCTG GGCTACTCAGATGTGGCAAGAGTTGCAGGCTAAGATGGATGAACTACCTTCGGCCCGATATCAAGAGAGGGAACATCACTCCTGATGAGGATGACCTCATCATTCGGCTGCATTCTCTTCTTGGCAACCGTTGGTCTCTCATTGCAGGAAGGTTGCCTGGCCGGACTGACAATGAAATCAAGAACTACTGGAACTCTCACCTCAGCAAAAGAGTCAAGAACAACACAGCAGGAAACAAGTCCAAATGCACGGGGCAATCAGCTGGAAAGAGAAGTGGCGTCAGCTCcaacaaaaaagggaaaaggaatCAAAGGGAGCTGGACAGTGAAGGCATCTGTAGTGAAAATGGCGAGACTGCTACGAAGATAAAGATTCACCTCCCAAAGGCAATGAGGGTCTCTCCATCCTCTGTTGCCAAGAAGGTCAACGTCAGTATTCAAAGCATGATTGGGTCATCATCTAGACACGCAAAGATTGGTGATAATGCTAATTGGGCCATCTCTGGTCTTAAAGTTGTTAGCAATGATGGAGAGGCATGGGCTTTCAACAGTGAAGAATTTGATGGTCTTGTTTACGACCATGATTCCTCGTTTCCAAATTCTTTACCCAATGATATCATGCTAGATGATATCTTTGAGGAGTACCTGGAACTCCTCAAGCCAGATGATCATGGTCAACTGGATTCCTTGGTGGATTCTCTTATTGCTTGA